cccTGAGCACAACCTcagtaaattcagaaattaaataccAAATTAAATACTGTAGCTTAATAGGTGCTTTTAAACCAGCTTATACATTTGTAAAAGCATAGccaaagtcatagaatcataggatctTTCTGGTTGGGATCATGGAGTCCAGTCATCATCCGTATTCTACAAAGTTCTCACCTAAACTATATCCCCTAAAACCACATCTGAATgacccttaaacacatccagggatggtgactcaaccacctccctgggcagcctgctaGATTTCTCAGATTTGGTCATAGACTGGATTTCTTAGATTGGTGATAAAGATATTTCCAATTACACTGTCATATCTGTCCATGTCTAGCACTTTTTTGCCCTCCaaacatttttggaagaaaagtgTCAAAGAGTAGTACTTAAATATATACAGAGTTTTAAAAGCCTTGTCTTGTTTTTGCAGGTTTATTTTGGAACTTCACATCCTAGGTCATATATTTCAGCCCACTTAACTGGATTTAAGTGTGTAACAGGAATGTCATGCTTGATGAGGAAGGATGTTTTGGATCAAGCTGGAGGACTGATAGCTTTTGCACAGTATATTGCTGAAGATTACTTTATGGCCAAAGCAATAGCTGATCGGTAAGATGATTCTGAAGTAAGCATATtactttttaagtatttttaaaaaaaaggaataaagttTCTGAAAACCTGCTTTGTGTTATTCAGccagtgtttgctttttcagtgaagagacttgataaaatacatttaacttTCTTGATTATATCCATTTAATATGGAACATATGCCAAAGAAACTTTTCAAGCCTAATATGATTTTTGGATGTTTGTTCTCTAATTGTTCTTTGTATCTCTTGttctcatgttttttttcaataatacattaattttttagGGGCTGGAAATTTGCGATGGCCACACAAGTTGCAATGCAAAACTCCGGTTCATATTCTATCTCTCAGTTTCAGTGCAGAATGATCAGGtaaaattttaatctttatttcttctcccGTCTACTTCTGTCACCTGCTTCTTATGTGTATAAGCTGATAATGagaacaaatatattttcaagcTAATTTGATCTAATGTCTGGAATGCTGAGGTTCCACTAGGCAGCTTGGTGCACACTTCTCATTACTGTTAGGAGAAAAGCAGTGACTTTGCACAGAAGTAtgactgataaaaatattttttaaaatctaaaaaccCTCTCAGTACCCTTTAAATGCTAGGTGtgggaaaactgaaaattttaacaatattttatttggagATGATGTAAATCAGACAAGATTAAACTTGCATTGTTAGAAAAGACCATGATACCTCATCATTTGACAATGTGGGGAAAGAGTAGATAAAGAATAATGCATAGAAGGAACTGActtgtttgtctttttctaGGTGGGCCAAACTGCGAATTAATATGTTACCTGCCACAATAATTTGTGAGCCAATCTCTGAGTGCTTTGTTGCCAGTCTGGTTATTGGATGGGCAGCTCATCATGTGTTTAGATGGGATATAATGGTATTTTTCCTGTGTCACTGTTTGGCATGGTTTATATTTGACTACATTCAACTGAAAGGTGTTCAGGTATGTAGCTTTGTTTTCTCTAGAGGTTAATAAAGTTACTAGTGCTCTCTGCTTCAGCAGAAAGCTAAGCCACATTGTAATAACAGATTAATTCTCTTGACATCAGTGAAATAACTGGTCAAATCAGGTTGTTTCGCAGTCTTCCAGATTCAGCTGTAATACCATAAAAGAGAATAAGTGTCCTTGgttgtaattttgttttctatgtACACCTGCCTTTGTGTAGACTGATATCTGTCCCCGTCATCTTCACATTTCTAGTCTGCTCTGGCTAGGCCTATCCACACATTTTAAGCTTTTCCAAACAGCACAAGAACAGCAGCTTTGTGGaatttcatgtttgtttttctttcatcttaGTTGTCAATTTGTCTAGGTTTTGTTGATGTGTATATGTACTCTTCAGtacatttttcactgtttttggAATAATGGACTTACAGTACAGCTGTAGCCTACTTCTAAAAACTTGTCCAGTCACTGAAAGTGAGACCTCAAAAGCTTTTAATATAGAAAGATGTCACAGATCAGAGCAGAATTTTTCCTTCTAACGCTGCAGGAACTATTTAGACTACTTTCTGCTTGTGGCTGTATTCCATCCAGATTTGATCTGTAATTACCTGtatcaaaaaaatcaaatagttctcacactggaaaatatttttttggtagttttaATACAtattggaaacaaaaaaaagaaaattaaacctcGTGTTGATTCTGTAGAACTCCAGAGGTCAGTTTTAATGGTCACCTTTCTAATTACTCTTCTTGCCATGAGCAACATGTAGAGGAGCTTTGTGCTTACTCTTCTTCTGAAGCCTGATTTTCAGCTCTGCATGACAGTTctcaaagaagcagaaaatatagAGACTGGAAGCatctttctttcttacttttcctGTGCAATATGCATCTGTTTAGATGCTGTTCTTTTGGGGTCTGTGGCAAGAACCCAGTTATCTTCTACAtacctaaaaaagaaaaaagtgaaattgtcacacttttccttgccttttgcTTTGCATACTAGTCTCTTCTCCAATCTTCTGGTCATTCTGCTGAAGTCCTCATGTTTAACATGGGTAATCATGGCTTGAACAGGAAAACATTAtttgcttattaaaaatatgCTGTTGACTTATAAACCTGGATGATGAGCTTTAGAATAGGCTCGCCTCTATCCgaaatgctttaaattatttaaaagtactTTTGGATAATCagtatatttaattattttttattattcctagGGTGGTCCTTTGTGTTTTTCAAAACTGGATTATGCAGTAGCTTGGTTCATCAGAGAATCCATGacaatttatattttcctaTCTGCTTTGTGGGACCCCACTATTAGCTGGAGGACACGACGCTACAGATTACGTTGTGGAGgcactgcagaagaaattcTTGATGTATAGCCACAGCTTTGTAACTGTGAATgtcaaaaagagaaagggggatGTTCTGGGGGGGTTGCGGGGGGCGGGAGATAAGTATTATAAATTGTTTATATAAATACTTTTAAGAAAATCTACCTTCAGTAGTTTTATTACTTGTATGTATGTTTGTTTTGGTATCTGTTCTTTAATTTATTCTTGCATGGCACTTGCATCTGTGAAAATATATCTGTAGTCTTGGCCAGACGGAACCTTGCTTCCATGTACAAATAGAAACGGAGAGAATTGGTCCTGACATCTTATTTCCCATAGGAATGCTCTGCAGTAAACTcctttacaaaagaaaaaaagaaaaagtatccTCCTGGATATGAACAGCTTCTTATTCCATGGTGTGCTAACCTAGCAAATCCAGGGTTCACACAGCTATTTTCCAGCTGGATTGTAGGTGGCTGTACCTAGTAAAATCTCTGTAGTACAGCTAACTTCTCTTATCCCACTAATTTGAGCTAGTAACAGGACCTTGGGAAGAAGCTCCTAAATGCTTTATGCCTACCTCTCATGTTTGctgcagaacaaaataaatggaaaggtaaaaatgctttgcaaaaacAAACTGAAGTAAAGTGGAATCTTgtgtttatatgtatatatgaaataatttagtCATTGCAATGAACCAAAAGTTGACTGAGTTTGATAGAATGTGTTGGAAGGAATTACTGGTCAGGCATGTATTGTGCACCTTTTGGCCAACTCTGATCTGGTTCTGTCTTGAACCTTCTTAAGCACTGTGCTTTAACTAGCCAAGCTCATCCCCTTCaatatttccattctttttaaggggtgtttgttttcccctgTGAGTGAATATTTCGGGGGAGTGGGAGGAGTGGGATtgtggggggtgagggggacaCAGTCAAGGGTAGAAGGGAGCGGGAATACATTTTAGAAACATTTCACAAGTGAGCTATTTTCTTATTCAATGTCTTGAGAATGTAATTTCATTATGCAGGTATTTAGTAtctttttaaagtgaatatACAGACCTTTGCTAGTCATAATTACGTACTCAATTACAGTCATTACTGTGAATATATTAAAGGGCCAGGTGAGTTTGCTGTTACTGATTGAAACTGTAATATTAATTTAAGTATCAAACTAAGTCTACTCTTGGCTTTTTGCCATCTACTGTTAGTCTAGTCTTTAAATTGGACTTTTGTATTTCAGTGGTATGACTAAAAGGACTAGATTTAAATGCATGCCAttattttcccctccctgctccctgtaGCTTGGTTTCCAACCTCATTGTGACTTCCTAATTTGTGGTGAACTGGACTTGTTTTCTTTGaacactttaattaaaaaacacagcaaagctAGAGAGGGACGCTGCATAAGCCTTTTGTTTATATAGCTATATTTATGCTGCTTTACTTTTCTTCATATAGAATACCATTGTCACCATGAATGTGAGCTGCTAATTACAAGGCTAATACCaacaaagcagctttaaaaGTTGGATGGTAATGTGTAGCAAATTAGCAATAATGacatgtatttataaaaatggATATTTTTACCTTACTGAGCCAATCCTTTATCTGTCGTATGCTACACAAGTGcaatgtgtatgtatgtgttgTAAAACATACTCTGGGCCAAAATGCTTCATCCACTTTAATATCTCTTTTGCCTTATGATACCATGGAACTCTCTTAATGGGCATTGCTTTATGAACAAAGGCTTTTGATGCATGCTTCATTCTCTTCATGTGAATCAGGAAGAAGCATTTTTCCTGAGGAAGTTTGCGTACTTAAAGCTAGTCTAGTTTTGATCCACAAAAACATACTGGTCTTAATATTGTTTTTTACATAGTTGTATTTTGCTGACAATGTTTGTATCTTTGTTTCATGAAGTTTGATGCCATTCATTGCACTGCTAATGTGAAGCTTAGCTTGCAATTTAGCTTTATGCTGATTTCTATGCAGGCAATGGaacagaaccaaaaaaaaaaaaggctgtacagacttcacttaaaaaaataaatagatggGGATAACtgtttaaaagatgcttttgTACTTGTAGAGCCATCTTTGgtcatgaaaaacaaagcttcaCTTAAGTAAATAGTTTCGTTTGGGTATTGTGCAGTTGATTATGAAATGGAAGTCAACACTGTCAAATGTAGAAGATGCTGCAACAGAAATTCTAGAAGTTAAAAATGGCTAATGTAAAGTTGTGTTCATCTACAGATGTGTAGAATATAccatgtttatttaaaataaatggcttggtttttcttttatttaaaaataaattttgaatacAACCTGTTTGGAATACAtggggggttttttccctttgttcgTAAGATGATGTAGCAAGACACCTTTATTTATGGCAGATTTGATTTCTAATTAAACCTTACAGCAATAAATAGATGTACCtttcttttgatgttttttaCACTGGGACTATctattttggattttattttgctgaaaacaaCTCACATATGCCTAAATCTGATTGAGGTTATTCTAAAAAACTAAGAACGACTCCATGTATAAAAACCTCACAAATGAACTGATGATCCAGATTCTAGAGATTAGCAAATTTGCTACAAAACATGTTGAAATTGAAGAATAGTGTTGATACTTTGAGTTACTACCAAGAAAGCACTCTTCTTGTTCCGTAATCTGACTGTGCTTTTTCTTACCTCTTCCCTAAAATTTCCTGAAATTTTTCATGTGAAGTTTGATAGAGAGTGTGCATATGATAGGGTTGCTGGAATCTGAGAGGCATGGCAGAAGCAAACACCACTGGAGTCACTTGGAAACAAATTAGGAAACTAGttacagaaactgaaatacttGAGTATTATGTGTGCTCAATACATTTGCAGCCATACAGCACAATACCTaaatcccttctcctgctgcttttattttgctgtctaccaataaataaagttttgtttttatccTGTACTTTTCAGCTGAAATCTTTGCTACTTACATTCCTTTCATTGCCACTCTTCTGTCTCCTGATACTGCTGACTACCTCCATTTCCTCTCAGTCTGTTTTGTCAGCTGGAAAAGTTTATTGCCTTCTAACCACCTGTTTTTGTGTATCGCTTCTGAAAGCTGTTTCATTCATCTTGAAGGCTTCTTATCCTCACACCTGATTTCTGGTCATCTAGTATTGTGTTTGAGATCCAGCCAGTCTTGGGTTGAACTGGTTCCCCAAGAGCTGTGATGCTAATCCTAGCTGTTGAGGATAAGGAAACCTGAAATTCTGTGTGGCAATTGGTAATCCTTTTACAGCTATCAAAGTTACTTCATCTTGCATAGTCTTCTGGCATATCTAAAATGACTTGGAAAAGAGGATAGCAATGTACAGAATGGAAATAATGCAAACTTAATCCAGTTTTTGAGTGTGAGAATGCGTGAGCTAAAGTTGCAGATTGTTAGATTATCATTCATGGATCTACTACTTAGAAATTCAGAGTGAATGTAGAAATTTAAGTATAGGTGTTCTCTTAGCTATTCAAAGAATCTAAATTTTGTGGCAGAACTGCCCCATAATAGTAAGTTTTGCTTACTTGGGCAGATGAGAACTTCCCAGACAGTGATCTGGGATGTGCTTTCAACAAAGAGAACCAACCAattaacaaatgaaaaaaacctcaaccccAAAAAAATACACAATGTCCAagccctccccctcccccagtaCCAAACCCCACTGTTGGCTTTGTGTATTCTGTAGATCCTGAGCATTTGAAATCACACTGCTTTAAGAATCATCATCTCTTCTTCATTGGACTTTCAGATGTCCACTGCCAGCTATCAGACATTTGAGAATAATAATTCTTATGGCTGAATTTCTCACATTCTGTTTTCAttgcttatttttctgcttcttagaGTTTAAGCCCTTCAGTAAGGAAACAAAGTTTAGTGAAGCACTTCAGGCCAGTTTGGCCACTGCCATGTGTGTGTTAAAGGGCCTGGTTACCTGTTTCATGTAGAAAGTTGCTGCTGAGTGTATTGCATGTCTttgctgaaaacatttcttcttctgtagCTGTTTCTACTCATGGCTGTGTTTTTGACTAAAGCCTTCACGCAGGTCATAGTCCAGTTCTCCCTTCAAATCCGTTGTGTTCAACTACAAGCAGACCAGCCAGTCGTGTGGCTCTTGAGATGCTGTCAATTTTCAGCTATAGCCTTGCAAGGCTATGCCTagagtgttttcttttcaaaagcagttttagGTTAAATGTGCTCCTAACCATGGCAAAGCCCTGCAGTCTATGGGAAGAATTGAGTCTAACCAGCCTTTTCAGGGGGTGATGTTTGTGATGCATGTCTTCACACTTCCTTTAGGTTAACATAACCAGTCAGTGTGTTCCTGTAAGAGAGGCTGTATTTCTGGCACTCTGTAACACAGCTTTTTGaatgctttatttctgaaattctcTTCAGATCAAGAGTGGGCTGCTTCTTGCGTGGGTCGTACTTCTGGGGAAGTATGCTTCCTCTACTTGGTCTTAATCCACTCTAGTTATTTTTGCCTAAACATTGGTGTGACTGCAGGCAGTCAGTTCAGAGTTGCAAAGCAGACAGCTCACAATAAAAGTTTGTGGACTGCTGCTTGCTTTTGTCTCCTCCTTCCATGCCTTCCCCCAGCTCTTCTTCCTGGTTGCTGACAGGAAGGAAGGGCTTCAGCAAAGCCCATGTGCCAGCTGGAATTAATGGCCATTTTATATGCAGCCAACTTGTGGGTGAATGGAAGAGGTCAGGCTCGTGTGCTTGCTCAGGAAGCCAGTAAGCTCACTGGGAGCACAAAACAGGAGCTGTCAAAAGAAATCTCTTCACTGGACTTTGACATGAAGTGAGTTATTGTTCTTGACTTGAGCTCTGCATCCTCTGGGCCTGTGTTAAACTTAGATCTGCTCACAGGGCTGCAGTGAACTCAAATGAATCTAAAGCTCTGCAAGACTGATCCTCACTCCCCCTTCCTCAACCCTACTTTTCTTTTCAGGGCTTGCCTGTTGCCTGGAAGGGTGTATCGTTATGTATTCAACATTTTGGTGGCAATggcttcttcttttttctgataCCAAAACACTGGGGGAGTTGATGAGACAACAGAACATGTGTGCAGTGCATGTGTAAAATGCAGTAATACATTAAAAGTGACCCTTAGCCCTGGGGAAATGATAAAATAAGAAGAAACTCTTAAGCCTCTGGGGGGCCTGCCAGCATATATaatgaagtttatttttctactttaacATACATACAATTACAGATTTAAATTTATACGTGCATACATTTTTATATGTTACTATACATGTAATaataccaaaataaaacctggcAAGAAGCCTTGAATTTGACAAGCCTTTTCTGTAGATGGACCAGACAggtaaaataatgtttttcttttataaaatgcCAGCAGCTCAAAGTTAAATAAATCATGAGCCACTGGGGCTAGTATCCAGTTTCATTTCATCTCTCAGTAAGCAGGCAGAGGTAGGTTCCAAAAATGAGGCTTTTTTCTAGACTGCTTACGTACTTGAACAATGTATTGCTCCAACCTTTCTCAGTAACTCCCTGCTGTGGGAGAACTCTGGGACTCTGCATCCTTAGATGGGTGTATATCCCAAAATGTGAGCAAGG
The DNA window shown above is from Calypte anna isolate BGI_N300 chromosome Z, bCalAnn1_v1.p, whole genome shotgun sequence and carries:
- the UGCG gene encoding ceramide glucosyltransferase, producing MAVLALALAGLAIFGLILFVVLWLMHFMSIIYTRLHLNKKATDKQPYSKLPGVSLLKPLKGVDPNLINNLETFFELDYPKYEVLLCVQDHDDPAIDVCKKLLGKYPNVDARLFIGGKKVGINPKINNLMPGYEVAKYDLIWICDSGIRVTPDTLTDMANQMTEKVGLVHGLPYVADRQGFAATLEQVYFGTSHPRSYISAHLTGFKCVTGMSCLMRKDVLDQAGGLIAFAQYIAEDYFMAKAIADRGWKFAMATQVAMQNSGSYSISQFQCRMIRWAKLRINMLPATIICEPISECFVASLVIGWAAHHVFRWDIMVFFLCHCLAWFIFDYIQLKGVQGGPLCFSKLDYAVAWFIRESMTIYIFLSALWDPTISWRTRRYRLRCGGTAEEILDV